One Aciduliprofundum boonei T469 genomic region harbors:
- a CDS encoding Eco57I restriction-modification methylase domain-containing protein, protein MPAPEIIKELVERFERNLKAYKSPAYKEDQLRQEFINPFFEALGWDMENRSGAAPQYRDVVHEDSIKVAKGTKAPDYAFTLAGRKMFFVEAKKPAVNINKDSEPAYQLRRYAWSAGLPLSILTNFAEFAVYEARKKPKKDDKPSTERIMYLTYKDYVEKWDEIYAIFSKEAVLKGEFDRFAEESRNKRGTTPVDEEFLKEIEGWRVELARNIALRNPNLSVKELNYAVQRTIDRIIFLRMCEDRGVERYGRLLEAAEEDVYAALLKLYQEADEKYNSGLFHFKPEKGRATEPDDITPNIKIDSKVLKRIIKGLYYPESPYEFSVISPEILGQVYEQFLGKVIRLTKGHRAKVEEKPEVKKAGGVYYTPQYIVNYIVENTVGKLCKGKTPKEMEKIKILDSACGSGSFLLGAYTRLLEEHLRYYTSAKNKKRYRDRIYQDKNGEWHLTIREKKRILLNSIYGVDIDEQAVEVTKLSLLLKVLEGENKDALERQQKLWRERALPDLGNNIKCGNSLVGTDYYASGVQMTLFDEERERINAFDWEKEFPEVMKNGGFDVIIGNPPYVRQEMLGKLKNYFKEHYEVYHGTADLYVYFIERSMKLLKPNGIYGIIVANKWMRANYGKPLREWLKKWQIVEILDFGDLPVFKKATTYPCIMIVKASKPRKYFWAVNLKTLEPARLKEIARKERFKVYYSNLDDSGWALVSQEEAKLLEKLKNAGIPLGEYVQGKIYYGIKTGLNEAFVIDGETRDRLIREDPKSAELIKPFLVGKDIKRYRIEFRDRYLILIPSGWTNEHKKGRSAWEWFSSEYPAIAKHLAQFEEKAKKRWDKGEYWWELRPCDYYEEFEKPKIMFPDIALRMQATYDDKAFYCVNTAYIIPVGDKYLLGILNSKMVHFYYANITSTIRGGYMRFIRQYLEMIPIRVLDLSKPEERRMHDEIVNYVGRMLELHRELGEARLPGEKERIKRQIDGIDRAIDSLVYRIYGLTDEEIRIVEGR, encoded by the coding sequence ATGCCAGCTCCTGAGATAATAAAGGAACTCGTGGAGAGGTTTGAGAGGAACCTGAAAGCATATAAAAGCCCCGCATACAAGGAGGACCAGCTAAGGCAGGAGTTCATCAACCCATTCTTCGAAGCTCTGGGGTGGGACATGGAGAATAGGAGCGGGGCAGCACCCCAATACCGGGATGTGGTTCACGAAGATTCTATCAAAGTTGCGAAAGGGACCAAGGCACCTGATTACGCCTTCACTCTAGCGGGGAGGAAGATGTTCTTTGTGGAGGCGAAAAAGCCGGCGGTGAACATAAACAAGGACTCCGAGCCGGCGTATCAGCTCAGAAGGTACGCATGGAGCGCGGGGCTTCCCTTATCCATTCTGACAAATTTTGCGGAATTTGCAGTATACGAAGCTAGGAAGAAGCCGAAAAAGGACGATAAGCCGAGCACCGAGAGAATAATGTACCTTACCTACAAGGATTACGTTGAGAAGTGGGACGAGATATATGCCATATTCTCCAAGGAGGCGGTGCTGAAAGGGGAATTTGATAGATTTGCGGAAGAGAGCAGGAACAAGAGGGGGACCACTCCTGTGGATGAGGAATTTCTCAAGGAAATTGAGGGGTGGAGAGTCGAGCTTGCAAGAAATATTGCGCTGAGGAATCCCAATTTGAGCGTGAAAGAGCTCAACTACGCGGTGCAAAGAACGATAGACAGGATAATATTTCTGAGAATGTGCGAAGATAGAGGAGTTGAAAGATATGGGAGACTTTTAGAGGCTGCCGAGGAGGATGTTTACGCTGCCCTCCTGAAGCTTTATCAAGAGGCGGACGAAAAGTACAACTCCGGGCTGTTTCACTTCAAACCGGAGAAGGGCAGGGCCACCGAGCCCGATGATATTACCCCGAACATAAAAATCGACAGCAAGGTGCTAAAAAGGATAATCAAGGGTCTTTACTATCCGGAGAGCCCCTACGAGTTTTCGGTCATAAGCCCCGAGATACTCGGCCAGGTTTACGAGCAGTTCCTAGGAAAGGTGATAAGATTAACGAAGGGGCACAGGGCGAAGGTGGAAGAGAAGCCTGAGGTGAAAAAGGCGGGCGGGGTTTATTACACACCACAGTACATCGTAAATTACATAGTGGAGAACACCGTTGGAAAGCTGTGCAAGGGAAAAACCCCCAAGGAGATGGAGAAGATAAAGATTCTGGACTCGGCATGTGGCTCCGGCTCGTTTCTTCTGGGCGCGTACACCCGGCTCCTCGAGGAGCATCTGAGGTACTACACGAGTGCGAAAAACAAGAAGAGGTACAGGGACAGAATTTATCAGGACAAAAACGGGGAGTGGCACCTGACGATAAGGGAGAAGAAGAGGATACTGCTGAACAGCATATACGGCGTGGACATAGACGAGCAGGCGGTGGAGGTAACAAAGCTGAGCCTCCTGCTGAAGGTTCTGGAGGGAGAGAACAAAGACGCCCTGGAGAGGCAGCAAAAACTGTGGAGGGAGAGGGCACTTCCCGACCTCGGAAACAACATCAAGTGCGGGAACTCGCTTGTGGGCACGGATTACTACGCTTCGGGGGTGCAGATGACCCTTTTCGATGAGGAGAGGGAGAGGATAAACGCATTCGACTGGGAGAAGGAGTTCCCGGAGGTGATGAAAAACGGGGGATTCGACGTGATTATCGGCAATCCCCCGTACGTGAGGCAGGAGATGCTCGGGAAACTGAAGAACTACTTCAAGGAGCATTACGAGGTGTACCACGGGACCGCGGACCTTTACGTTTACTTCATAGAGAGAAGCATGAAACTGCTCAAACCCAACGGGATTTACGGCATAATAGTGGCCAACAAATGGATGCGCGCCAACTACGGAAAACCGCTCAGAGAATGGCTGAAGAAGTGGCAGATAGTGGAGATTCTGGACTTCGGAGACCTGCCGGTGTTCAAGAAGGCCACGACATACCCGTGCATAATGATAGTGAAGGCGAGCAAGCCGAGAAAGTACTTCTGGGCCGTGAATTTAAAAACCCTAGAGCCGGCGCGCCTGAAGGAAATCGCAAGGAAAGAGAGGTTCAAAGTTTACTACTCGAATCTCGACGACTCCGGATGGGCGCTGGTGAGCCAGGAGGAGGCGAAACTGCTGGAAAAACTGAAGAACGCCGGGATTCCGCTGGGGGAGTACGTGCAGGGGAAGATTTACTATGGCATTAAAACGGGCCTAAATGAGGCGTTCGTCATCGACGGGGAGACGCGGGACAGACTCATAAGAGAGGACCCGAAAAGCGCAGAGCTGATAAAGCCGTTCCTCGTCGGCAAGGACATCAAGAGGTACCGCATAGAGTTCAGGGACAGGTACCTTATACTCATCCCATCCGGCTGGACAAACGAGCACAAAAAAGGAAGAAGCGCATGGGAATGGTTCTCCAGCGAGTACCCGGCGATAGCGAAGCATCTCGCGCAATTCGAGGAGAAGGCAAAGAAGAGGTGGGACAAGGGCGAGTACTGGTGGGAGCTGAGGCCGTGCGATTACTACGAGGAGTTTGAGAAGCCGAAAATAATGTTTCCAGATATAGCGCTTAGAATGCAGGCAACATATGATGACAAAGCATTTTATTGCGTAAATACTGCGTACATCATTCCGGTTGGGGATAAATATCTTCTTGGAATTCTGAACTCAAAAATGGTACATTTTTATTACGCAAATATCACAAGCACAATTCGGGGAGGATATATGCGCTTTATCCGGCAATACCTCGAAATGATTCCAATCCGCGTGCTCGACCTCTCGAAGCCGGAGGAGCGGAGGATGCACGATGAAATCGTGAATTATGTGGGGAGGATGCTGGAGCTGCACAGGGAGCTCGGCGAGGCGAGGTTGCCGGGGGAGAAGGAGAGGATAAAAAGGCAGATTGACGGCATAGATCGCGCCATAGATTCGCTCGTGTACCGCATATACGGGCTCACGGACGAGGAGATAAGAATCGTGGAGGGGCGTTAG